One part of the Sorangiineae bacterium MSr11954 genome encodes these proteins:
- a CDS encoding SH3 domain-containing protein: MKKLHAFIAAALCVAVPMVGCSASEGAAVDEEADPIASSPGDVGEIESGLLVGADERAEDVEAPDTSAYVAGVKLRTMADLNLRAEGSPEGAIQRVMMVGSEVTLVDPKVENGFVRVEHDGVQGFGSVKYLEVVEALPDDGEDGLSTAAVAAAAGPSPADTIARAKASVGFSYWWGHGAWRSAGPTSSTKGSCRGSCPNCSHSGSYGADCSGMVAKAWRFGAAKLETNSHPYSTADFIRSRAGKWKIINRSSIKKGDALVHHSGGAGHIVIYEKGDAWKTPTVYECKGCAAGCVHDTRSFGSAYKAIRRNGF, from the coding sequence ATGAAGAAACTCCACGCATTCATTGCAGCGGCATTGTGTGTTGCCGTTCCGATGGTCGGATGCAGCGCGTCGGAAGGCGCAGCCGTCGATGAGGAAGCCGATCCCATCGCCTCATCCCCCGGGGACGTTGGTGAGATCGAGAGCGGCCTTTTGGTCGGCGCCGACGAACGCGCCGAGGATGTCGAAGCACCGGATACTTCGGCCTACGTGGCCGGGGTCAAGCTTCGCACCATGGCCGATCTGAATTTGCGCGCGGAGGGATCGCCCGAGGGCGCGATTCAGCGCGTGATGATGGTGGGCTCCGAGGTGACCCTCGTCGACCCCAAGGTCGAGAACGGATTCGTTCGCGTCGAGCACGACGGCGTTCAGGGGTTCGGCTCGGTGAAGTACCTCGAGGTGGTCGAGGCGCTGCCGGACGATGGCGAGGACGGTCTCTCCACCGCCGCCGTCGCCGCGGCCGCGGGGCCGTCGCCCGCCGATACGATCGCGCGCGCCAAGGCCTCCGTGGGGTTCTCGTATTGGTGGGGCCACGGCGCATGGCGCTCCGCCGGGCCGACGTCGTCGACCAAGGGATCGTGCCGCGGCAGCTGCCCCAACTGCAGCCATAGCGGCTCGTACGGGGCCGACTGCTCGGGCATGGTCGCCAAGGCGTGGCGCTTCGGGGCCGCGAAGCTCGAGACGAACTCGCACCCTTACTCGACCGCCGACTTCATCCGCTCGCGCGCGGGCAAGTGGAAGATCATCAACCGCAGCTCCATCAAGAAGGGCGACGCGTTGGTTCACCACTCCGGGGGCGCGGGGCACATCGTCATTTACGAGAAGGGCGACGCGTGGAAGACGCCCACCGTCTACGAATGCAAAGGCTGCGCAGCGGGCTGCGTGCACGACACGCGCAGCTTTGGGAGCGCGTACAAGGCCATTCGCCGAAACGGGTTTTGA